One part of the Sporosarcina ureae genome encodes these proteins:
- a CDS encoding SDR family NAD(P)-dependent oxidoreductase — protein MKLDKKVAIITGGAGGIGLGIATAFVKEGATVAIVDLNKEAGEAAIEKLQKISPQSIFLQADLTAREELPSIVEQVVTKLGKLDVLVNNAHASRMKSIEEMTQEDIDLSFNTGFYPTLYLMQAALPHLKESKGSVINFSSGAGLNGDVNQGSYAAAKEAIRGITRVAANEWGEYGITCNLISPIAKTPGIEHWGKENPEAYQAILAKNPLGRLGDPEKDIGRTAVFLASEDASYITGQTMMVDGGSIKLR, from the coding sequence ATGAAATTAGACAAAAAAGTGGCAATCATCACAGGCGGAGCAGGAGGCATCGGATTAGGAATCGCTACGGCATTCGTAAAAGAAGGAGCGACTGTTGCGATCGTTGACTTGAACAAAGAAGCAGGCGAAGCGGCGATTGAAAAATTGCAGAAAATCTCTCCGCAATCGATTTTTCTTCAAGCGGACTTAACTGCACGAGAAGAATTACCTTCCATTGTTGAGCAAGTTGTAACGAAACTCGGTAAATTGGATGTTTTAGTTAACAACGCTCATGCTTCACGTATGAAATCTATTGAAGAGATGACACAAGAAGACATAGACCTGTCGTTCAATACAGGATTTTATCCGACGCTCTACTTGATGCAAGCGGCTCTTCCGCACTTGAAAGAGTCAAAAGGATCCGTTATTAACTTCTCATCCGGTGCAGGATTAAACGGTGATGTGAACCAAGGTTCATACGCTGCGGCGAAAGAAGCTATCCGCGGGATCACAAGAGTGGCGGCGAATGAATGGGGAGAATACGGTATCACGTGTAACCTTATTTCACCAATTGCTAAAACACCAGGCATTGAGCATTGGGGTAAAGAAAATCCCGAAGCTTATCAAGCGATTCTTGCGAAAAATCCACTTGGACGCCTTGGTGATCCAGAGAAAGACATCGGTCGCACCGCAGTATTCCTAGCGAGCGAAGACGCTTCTTACATCACCGGTCAAACGATGATGGTCGACGGCGGATCTATCAAATTACGTTAA